A genomic window from Synechococcus sp. CBW1107 includes:
- a CDS encoding creatininase family protein, whose translation MGAPAKHALDGLSWMAAQEAASRPGSTVIWPFGAVEQHGPHLPLGTDAIFAERILQAVLERLPAELPIWRLPLFQLGFSPEHGAFPGTLSLPPEVLLQVVMAVGGDLARAGFQRLVLFNAHGGQIALLQVAARQLRAAHPRLAVMPCFLWSGPPGVAALVPEPERSEGLHAALAETSLMLHLAPELVGLQRPWEGQPDPAPPAGWSLEGAVPTAWLTADLSASGVVGDARGASAALGKDLCAALVDGWVTLLGDLLSSTWPPRP comes from the coding sequence ATGGGAGCACCTGCCAAGCACGCCCTCGACGGGCTCAGCTGGATGGCGGCCCAGGAGGCCGCGTCCCGGCCTGGCAGCACCGTGATCTGGCCGTTCGGGGCTGTGGAGCAGCACGGTCCGCATCTGCCCCTGGGCACGGACGCCATCTTTGCCGAACGGATCCTCCAGGCCGTGCTGGAACGCTTGCCCGCAGAGCTGCCCATCTGGCGGCTGCCCTTGTTCCAGCTGGGTTTTTCCCCCGAGCACGGCGCCTTCCCGGGCACCCTCAGCCTGCCGCCCGAGGTGCTGCTCCAGGTGGTGATGGCCGTGGGGGGCGACCTGGCCCGGGCCGGGTTCCAGCGCCTGGTGCTCTTCAACGCCCACGGCGGGCAGATCGCTCTGCTGCAGGTGGCGGCACGGCAGCTGAGGGCTGCCCATCCCCGCCTGGCGGTGATGCCCTGCTTCCTCTGGAGCGGTCCGCCGGGGGTGGCGGCGCTGGTGCCCGAGCCGGAACGCAGCGAAGGACTGCATGCGGCGCTGGCCGAAACAAGCCTGATGCTGCATCTGGCCCCGGAACTGGTGGGGCTGCAGCGTCCGTGGGAGGGGCAGCCCGATCCGGCGCCGCCAGCGGGCTGGAGCCTGGAGGGTGCCGTCCCCACCGCCTGGCTGACCGCCGATCTCTCCGCCAGTGGGGTGGTCGGAGATGCCCGTGGGGCCAGCGCAGCCCTGGGCAAAGACCTCTGTGCAGCCCTGGTGGACGGTTGGGTCACGTTGCTGGGGGATCTGCTCTCCAGCACCTGGCCACCACGCCCCTGA
- a CDS encoding S1 RNA-binding domain-containing protein, translated as MAGSQRPVPPAGPRSKPVAPTRAEPPLRKPPQLMYLSRKEEEDQKSQQAPTEEQATVRAPEAAAAAAAPRPAASPQAAAASISDDDRFETASLEGMTMADLMGSADGASRQGRASRSTGGAPSGTTSSRPVRTVDDFDFDEDAFLAALDENEPVGATGDVVTGTVISAESDGVYIDIGGKAPGFMPKAEAGLGVIGNLKERFPKGQPVEVLVTREQNADGMVTISARALALRQSWEKVKQLEAAGKVVQVKVSGFNRGGVTCELEGLRGFIPRSQLQNGENHEQLVGTTFAVAFLEVNADTRKLVLSEKRAASASLLAELEVGQLVDGQVVSVKPYGFFVDLGGVSGLLHQSSITGVHLRDIREVFSQGERLKALVTQIDPSRGRIALNTALLETQPGELLTAKETVMAEAEDRANRARLLLRQQEQEAG; from the coding sequence ATGGCTGGATCGCAGCGTCCCGTTCCTCCTGCAGGTCCCCGCTCCAAGCCGGTGGCTCCAACCCGGGCGGAGCCTCCGCTGCGCAAGCCTCCCCAGCTGATGTATCTGAGCCGTAAGGAGGAGGAGGACCAGAAGAGTCAGCAGGCCCCCACTGAAGAGCAGGCCACGGTCCGTGCCCCCGAGGCTGCCGCGGCCGCTGCGGCGCCCAGGCCGGCCGCCTCGCCCCAGGCCGCTGCAGCGAGCATCAGTGATGACGACCGCTTCGAGACGGCAAGCCTGGAAGGCATGACCATGGCCGATCTGATGGGGTCCGCCGATGGCGCGTCCCGGCAGGGCCGCGCCAGCCGCTCCACCGGTGGAGCCCCTTCAGGGACCACCTCCTCACGGCCGGTGCGCACCGTCGACGACTTCGACTTCGATGAGGATGCCTTCCTCGCCGCCCTGGATGAGAACGAACCCGTGGGCGCCACCGGGGACGTGGTCACCGGCACGGTGATCAGCGCCGAGAGCGACGGAGTGTACATCGACATCGGGGGCAAGGCGCCGGGTTTCATGCCCAAGGCCGAAGCCGGCCTCGGTGTGATCGGCAACCTCAAGGAACGTTTCCCCAAGGGTCAGCCCGTGGAGGTGCTGGTCACCCGTGAGCAGAACGCCGATGGCATGGTCACGATCAGCGCCCGCGCCCTGGCCCTGCGCCAGAGCTGGGAGAAGGTCAAGCAGCTCGAGGCCGCCGGCAAGGTGGTCCAGGTGAAGGTGAGTGGTTTCAATCGCGGTGGCGTCACCTGTGAGCTGGAAGGGCTGAGGGGGTTCATCCCCCGGTCCCAGCTCCAGAACGGCGAGAACCACGAACAGCTGGTCGGAACCACCTTTGCCGTGGCCTTCCTGGAGGTCAATGCCGACACCCGCAAGCTGGTGCTCTCCGAGAAGCGGGCCGCCAGCGCGTCCCTGCTGGCGGAGCTGGAGGTGGGTCAGCTGGTCGACGGTCAGGTGGTGTCGGTCAAGCCCTATGGCTTCTTTGTCGACCTCGGCGGGGTGAGCGGTCTGCTGCACCAGTCGTCCATCACGGGCGTTCACCTGCGCGACATCCGTGAAGTCTTCAGCCAGGGAGAGCGGCTCAAGGCCCTGGTGACCCAGATCGATCCCTCCCGGGGCAGGATTGCCCTCAACACCGCTCTGCTCGAGACCCAGCCCGGCGAGCTGCTCACGGCCAAGGAGACGGTGATGGCCGAGGCTGAGGACCGGGCCAACCGCGCACGCCTGCTGCTGCGCCAACAGGAGCAGGAGGCGGGATGA
- a CDS encoding Tab2/Atab2 family RNA-binding protein yields the protein MSQAAPAAHGAQLSPDWELDFFSRPVLDPGGKKRWDLLITATPASEGSHPRFRWVKNCPASTVNSVWLQGALNEALAAAAEHGLGPPRRLRCWRATMRTMVQRAAEAVGLEVIPSRRCYALAEWLSERERDVYPAEEGYMAGPLAPPPQPIRSLPLPLPEAARGDSWAWASLPLDALRESSEWEIGFEGLFPLPVELSGDLVVPGLRLFSRIRSLAIAGWIAGLEPARLEMEGTNLVLEAGLEDRWRLATLAEKEASEVAEAFAAAREAAAGLQFIAVQSEARSERFDGFWLLRDMPDC from the coding sequence ATGAGTCAGGCCGCTCCCGCAGCCCACGGTGCTCAGCTTTCCCCCGACTGGGAACTGGATTTCTTCTCCCGCCCGGTGCTCGATCCCGGCGGCAAGAAGCGCTGGGATCTGCTGATCACCGCCACTCCCGCCAGTGAGGGCAGCCACCCCCGCTTCCGCTGGGTGAAGAACTGTCCAGCCAGCACGGTCAACTCGGTCTGGCTCCAGGGCGCCCTCAACGAGGCCCTGGCCGCGGCGGCGGAGCATGGTCTGGGGCCTCCGCGGCGGTTGCGCTGCTGGCGGGCCACGATGCGCACCATGGTGCAGCGGGCCGCTGAGGCCGTCGGCCTTGAGGTCATCCCCAGTCGGCGCTGTTATGCCCTGGCCGAATGGCTGAGCGAACGGGAGCGCGACGTCTACCCCGCCGAAGAGGGGTACATGGCCGGCCCCCTGGCACCGCCTCCACAGCCGATCCGCTCGCTTCCCCTGCCCCTGCCGGAGGCGGCCCGGGGGGATTCCTGGGCCTGGGCCTCACTGCCCCTCGACGCCCTGCGCGAATCTTCCGAGTGGGAGATCGGCTTCGAAGGGCTGTTTCCTCTTCCGGTGGAGCTTTCCGGGGACCTGGTGGTGCCTGGTCTGCGTCTGTTCAGCCGCATCCGCTCCCTGGCGATCGCCGGCTGGATCGCCGGCCTCGAGCCGGCCCGGCTGGAGATGGAGGGCACCAACCTGGTGCTCGAGGCTGGCCTGGAAGACCGCTGGCGGCTGGCGACCCTGGCTGAGAAGGAAGCCAGTGAGGTGGCGGAAGCCTTCGCGGCGGCACGCGAGGCTGCCGCTGGCCTGCAGTTCATCGCCGTGCAGAGCGAGGCGCGATCCGAGCGCTTCGATGGCTTCTGGCTCCTGCGTGACATGCCCGATTGCTGA
- the pgeF gene encoding peptidoglycan editing factor PgeF, protein MAEAVDPPFDRPDSVFNDLDGWTWVGTYGGYVLQCDLLGEFEHGFFTRQWSGRGPQELAAAISAGVSVHRTRQIHSARVLAASEAGAEPWPEGDGLVSDGGGQSLWVCGADCTPVLIADRVRGSVAACHAGWRGVATGILPAAIDALERSGSQRSDLLVALGPAVRGEAYQVELDVALQVGDACCASGEDPAGSLAAAGALVPDASPGSPEDRYRLDIRLAARSQLLNSGLGAEQLSLCPLCTVAEPLLFHSWRRDQIKAVQWSGIVAQS, encoded by the coding sequence GTGGCTGAAGCCGTTGACCCACCGTTCGATCGACCCGACAGCGTCTTCAACGACCTGGACGGCTGGACCTGGGTCGGGACCTATGGCGGCTATGTCCTCCAGTGCGACCTGCTGGGGGAGTTCGAGCACGGGTTCTTCACCCGGCAGTGGAGTGGGCGTGGTCCCCAGGAACTGGCAGCCGCCATCAGTGCCGGTGTCTCGGTGCACCGCACCCGTCAGATCCACAGTGCCCGGGTGCTGGCCGCCAGTGAGGCTGGCGCTGAACCCTGGCCTGAGGGCGATGGGCTGGTCAGCGATGGCGGAGGCCAGTCGCTGTGGGTCTGTGGCGCCGATTGCACCCCGGTGCTGATCGCCGATCGTGTCCGGGGTTCGGTCGCTGCATGCCATGCCGGCTGGCGCGGGGTCGCCACCGGCATTCTTCCGGCGGCGATCGACGCGCTGGAGCGCTCAGGCAGCCAGCGCAGCGATCTGCTGGTGGCCCTGGGCCCTGCCGTACGTGGTGAGGCCTACCAGGTGGAGCTGGACGTGGCCCTTCAGGTGGGCGACGCCTGTTGTGCCTCTGGTGAGGATCCCGCGGGCAGCCTGGCGGCGGCCGGAGCACTGGTGCCCGATGCCTCACCCGGCTCCCCTGAGGATCGCTACCGCCTCGACATCCGCCTGGCCGCCCGTTCCCAGCTGCTGAACTCCGGCCTGGGGGCTGAGCAGCTGAGCCTCTGCCCCCTGTGCACGGTGGCGGAGCCGCTGCTGTTTCACTCCTGGCGCCGCGACCAGATCAAGGCGGTGCAGTGGAGCGGCATTGTGGCCCAGTCCTGA
- a CDS encoding NAD(P)/FAD-dependent oxidoreductase, which produces MLRLSELRLPLDHTDDELRQAVLKRLGLPARSLRALKLVRRSVDARNKDAIRFSYSLDLEVDDPKALLQRWRKDPHLRPAPDTTYRFVAQLMPGELQRPERPIVIGAGPCGYFAALVLAQMGLRPLLLERGKPIKERTSDTFGFWRGQRPFDPESNVQFGEGGAGTFSDGKLYSQVRDPRHLGRKVLEELVACGANPEILTLHHPHIGTFKLATVVRGLRSRIEALGGEIRFRSEVVRLEIEADPGGRRVCGVELADGSCLQARHVVLAVGHSARDTFASLHRDGVLLEPKPFSIGVRLEHPQSLIDSARWGPCAGHPRLGAAEYKLVHHLDDGRSVYSFCMCPGGLVVAAASEPGHLVTNGMSQHSRNERNANSGIVVGLELEDLLPYGRGQGDPLAGVAFQRHWEAKAFALGGGSYRAPVQRLDDFLAGRGRSRPPGSIQPSYAPGTTPADLSACLPDFAVAALREAIPAFERSIPGYAMGEALLTGVETRTSSPVRIPRGPDLQSLNTRGLYPAGEGAGYAGGILSAGIDGIRVAEAVASSLLRTGPQCRSTAPP; this is translated from the coding sequence GTGCTGCGGCTGAGCGAACTCAGGCTCCCCCTTGATCACACCGACGACGAGCTGCGCCAGGCCGTGCTGAAGCGGCTTGGGCTGCCGGCCCGGAGTCTGCGGGCTCTGAAGCTGGTCAGGCGCAGCGTGGATGCCCGCAACAAGGACGCTATCCGTTTCAGCTACAGCCTCGATCTGGAGGTGGACGATCCCAAGGCCCTGCTGCAGCGCTGGCGCAAGGACCCCCATCTGCGACCGGCCCCCGACACCACCTACCGATTCGTGGCTCAGCTGATGCCTGGGGAGCTACAGCGGCCTGAACGCCCGATCGTGATCGGGGCCGGTCCCTGTGGTTATTTCGCGGCACTCGTGCTGGCCCAGATGGGGCTGCGGCCCCTGCTGCTGGAGCGGGGCAAGCCCATCAAGGAGCGCACGTCCGACACCTTCGGCTTCTGGCGGGGCCAACGGCCCTTCGATCCCGAATCGAACGTGCAATTCGGCGAAGGCGGGGCCGGCACCTTCTCCGACGGCAAGCTATACAGCCAGGTGCGGGACCCCCGTCACCTGGGGAGGAAAGTGCTGGAGGAACTGGTGGCCTGCGGTGCCAACCCCGAGATCCTCACGCTGCACCACCCTCACATCGGCACCTTCAAGCTGGCCACGGTGGTGCGGGGACTGCGCAGCCGCATCGAAGCCCTCGGCGGCGAGATCCGCTTCCGCAGCGAGGTTGTTCGCCTGGAGATCGAGGCAGATCCGGGTGGACGACGGGTCTGTGGCGTCGAGCTCGCCGATGGCTCCTGCCTGCAGGCCCGCCATGTGGTGCTGGCCGTGGGCCACAGCGCCCGCGACACCTTTGCAAGCCTGCACCGCGACGGGGTGCTTCTGGAGCCCAAGCCCTTTTCGATCGGTGTGCGCCTCGAGCATCCCCAGTCGTTGATCGACTCGGCTCGCTGGGGCCCCTGCGCCGGCCACCCTCGGCTGGGGGCGGCGGAGTACAAGCTCGTGCATCACCTCGACGATGGCCGCAGCGTCTACAGCTTCTGCATGTGCCCAGGCGGCCTGGTGGTGGCAGCGGCCTCCGAGCCCGGCCACCTGGTCACCAACGGCATGAGCCAGCACTCACGCAACGAGCGCAACGCCAACAGCGGCATCGTGGTGGGTCTGGAGCTGGAGGATCTGCTCCCCTACGGCCGTGGCCAGGGCGACCCCCTTGCTGGAGTGGCCTTTCAACGCCACTGGGAGGCGAAGGCCTTTGCGCTCGGTGGCGGCAGCTACCGGGCCCCCGTCCAGCGGCTCGATGATTTCCTGGCCGGCCGGGGTAGGAGCCGGCCGCCAGGCTCGATCCAGCCCTCCTACGCCCCCGGAACCACCCCCGCCGATCTGAGCGCCTGCCTGCCGGACTTCGCGGTGGCCGCCCTGCGGGAAGCGATCCCGGCCTTCGAGCGCAGCATTCCCGGCTACGCCATGGGCGAAGCCCTGCTCACCGGAGTGGAAACGCGCACCTCCTCGCCTGTGCGGATCCCGAGAGGGCCTGACCTGCAGAGCCTGAACACCAGGGGCCTCTACCCGGCCGGAGAGGGCGCCGGCTATGCGGGTGGGATCCTCTCTGCCGGCATCGATGGCATCCGGGTGGCTGAGGCGGTGGCCTCCAGCCTGCTCAGGACTGGGCCACAATGCCGCTCCACTGCACCGCCTTGA